AGCACAAAGGAATGAATTTTATAAAGAACAGCTATTAATATCCTTTGTGGTGAATTTATTTGTCCGGTTTTACTGTCCACAGATTACACAGATTCGCACAGATTGTTTTTAATAATTTGTTTTTTAATCTGTGCAATCTGTCGACAGTTTAATGGGTGGTTTATTTCAGGCGGAAGCGGCGGGCGAGGAGGAGGAGGAGGGCGACCAGGGCGGGGAGGAGCGGGGTGGGCGCTCCGCCGCCGCCGTCCTGGCTCTTGGTCGGCAGCGTGTAGGACGGGATGGGCGGAACCGGCGAGGCGACAGCGACGGGGGCGAGCGTGGCCACCTTGTCGTCCGCGCCGATGACACGGATGGCGCGGTTGCCGGTGTCGGCTATATACAAGGTGCCGCTCGCGGACAGCGTGATGTCGCGCGGCTGGTTGAACCACGAGGTGGTTCCGCCGGCATCTTTGAAGCCGGACACACCAGGCGCGCCGGCGACGATGCTGACGACGCCAGCAGGCGTGATTTTGCGAATGAGGGAGTTGCCGGTGTCGGCCAGGTAAATGTCGCCATCGCCGTCCACGATGAGGCCGCCGGGACTGTTAAAACGCGCGTCCGCACCGGCGCCGTCGGCGAAGTCCGGCTCCTCCGCCTTTCCGGCGAGGGTATCTACCGCGCCGCTGGCGAGCTCGACAACGCGGACGGTGTGGTTGCCGGTGTCGGCGACATAAAGAAAATCATTCGCACCGCCTGCCTCGAACAGCGCCACGCCAGCGGGGCCATTGAACTGGGCAAGCGTGCCGGTGCCGTTCGCCGTGCCTGACACGCCGCTGCCAGCGACGATGCTCACCTCACCGCCGGCTGTGATCTTGCGGATTTGGTGGTGGTCGCGGTCGGCGATATAAACAGTGCCGGCGGTGTCGGCGGCAAGGCCGACAGGATGGCTGAGGACGGCGGCGGTGCCGGATATGAAAGTCTTGATGGAGGCACCGGTGTCGGAGACGCGCAGCGCGGAGTTTCCGGTGTCGGCTATATACAAGGTGCCGGAGCGCACGGCGAGGCCAGAAGGGTTCCTGAAGCGCGCCTGCAGCCGGTCGTCGTCAGTCACGCCCGCAGTGCCGCTGGCGCCGGCAAAAGTATAGACGGCGCCAGCAGCGGTGAGTGCATGGAGGATATGTTTTTCAGAGTCCGCTATATAAATCTCGCCTGAGTCCACGGCGGCAAGCGCGGCGGGGGTGCCGAAGGGGCCGGAGGTGGAAGGCAGGATGGTAACGGTGGCAGGCGCACTTTCGGCGAAGCCGTCGGGGCCGGTCACTTTCACCATATAAACGCCAGCGTCGGCGGGGGAACCGGCGAGCACGAGGTCGGAGGCGGTGCCGCTGGCGACCGGCTCGCCGTCCTTGAACCATTGCCAGGACTGCGCGCCGGTGCCCGCCCTGACACCAACGGAGAGCGTGGACGGGACGCCGACCTCGGCGGATTGCGGCTGGGGCTGGGTGTCTATAATCGGGATGACGAGGGTGCTGGCAGTGGCGGTGACCACGGTGCCGGGCGCGCTTTCACCATAGGCGTTGGTCGCTGAAATCCTGTAATGATAAACCGCGCCGGGAGACAGCGGAGTGACGGTGCCATCTGTGTAGCCCACCCTGTAGGCACCGCTGACGATTGTTTCCACCGCGGGCTGGTCAATGGCAACAAGGTCGGTGAACGGGCCGGATGTCCCTGTGGTGGAATACTTGATTTTATACTTTTCCGTACGTGATGCGGCAAGCCACGTGAGGTCAATCATACCGCTGCCGAGCGGGGTGGCGGCGAGGCCGTAGGGCGGCGGCGGCGGGGTTGCGGGGATGGCGGCGTCGGGCAGCGTGTCATCATAAGCGGGCGGGGTGACGGTATCGTTGGTCGGGTCCACATAGTGTTTATAGAGGCGAATCTTATTGGTGTCCGCATAACGCATGGTGCTGTCCCGGTTATTGTCGTATTGCAATCCGGTATAAAGATCATTCGCGGAAAATTGGAAGGCGTGAATCGTCCAGTCCCAGTTTGGATAACTGACGGTGGGGTTTTCGTTATGGAACAACGAGAGGTAGTCCCGTAAAAATGTCCAGGTGCTGTCCTGCCCGGTGAGGTTTATGGGGGCGTGGCGAACGGCGCCGAACTCGCCGATGAAAATCCGGGCCTCCTTGTGTGTGTTTTGAAACTCCAGAATCGGGGCGACCCGCTCGCGCAGATAATTTTTATCGAGCACGATTGTCTCATAAGTAGGGGGATTGGCGTAACCGGTGGTGAAGTCAATCGGTCCGGGATAATAGTATCCCGAGCCGACGGCGGTGCCGTTGACGATGATGCCATCGAAGCCGTATTTCCAGAGGGGCTGGATGTTGACGGTGCCTTGCTCGGCGTATTCGTGCGGGGAATAAATGTGAACACTATAAATGATGCCCGGCGTCTCCTCCGGGTCGAAGTATTTCAGGCGCTTGAGGTATTTTTGGTTGGCGTAACCGACCGGCTCGATCACAATGGCGTGGTAACTGTCTATCGTGCGAATGGCTACGATGACGTCGGTGACGATAGTGTTCCAAGCGTCGGCGCCATCGAGCGGGGCCACGCCGTTTTCCTTGTCCGCGTCCGGGTTTCCACCGGCATTCGGCTCATTGAATATTTCATAGCCAGCGATAGTGCCGCGCTCGTTTTTGTAGCGGGTGGCGATGGTCTTCCAGAGGCTGACGAGTTTGTTCTTGTTGGCGATGCCCGGCGCGCCGGGCTCCTGTGACCATGTGCTGTAGTTGCCGTCCGGGAAAAAGTGTGCCCCCCCGTGGAAGTCGAGAACCACCTTCATGTTGTTGCTTCTTGCCGCATCCAGAAAATTATCAATGGCAGTCCAGCCAGCGGCGGGGAAGGTCCACTCGCCGCTAATTCCATCCAACTCGGGCGTGAATGCGGGGGACGAGCCTAGGAGCTGCAACCGCATGAGTCTGGTGCCCCACGGAATGAGTGTGTCATTCATTGTAAAACTGGTCAGCCAATTGCCGGCGTTCACGCCACGCTGCGCGGCGGCGGGCCACGATGGGGGTTCGACGACGCCGGGATCGGTCTCCAATCTTATATTGTCAATGGTCATGGGAGAGCCGGTGATCGCATTGCCGCCGGTGCGGGCGACGATTCTTATGGCGAGGCCATCCTTGAAATCAATCTTCGCGCCGTCGCCCGGCGTACCGTTGTAGATGACTATGCCGCCCGGCGGCACCGCGGCACCGTCTTTGGAATTGACGGGCCGGTAGGCGCCAGCGGTCTGGGTGATGGTGACTTTCCCGTTGAGGTGCTCGTATTTGATTTTGAACGCGGCTTTCCCGTATGTCGTGGAGGCCGCGACCGGACGGGGATACGAACTCCCGCTCAGATTGATGGTGGTACCATTATATATAAGCGTGGCACCGGGGACGGTGCCTCCGTCCAAGTCATTGCCGAGGCCGGTGGGGGAAAGGCAAAACATCAATTTTTGCCCCGCCGCGCCACCACCCACCTCAAAAAGCCCGATTTCATATTTCGTGCTGTTGACACTTGAGGTGGTGTTCGGCCCGTGGAAACCGTCAAAGGAAAGTTCAAACGTTTCGGTCGCAATAAACTTGTTTTTGCTGATGACAAAAACGTTATAAGTGGAGTAACCGTTTAATATCTTGAACTCACCGCCTTCGGCGATGAAGTAGTTGCCGACCTGCGCCCCATAGGAGGGGACTTCGGTTTGCCAGTTGTCGAGGTTTTCGGCGGTGTCGAGGAAGACCGCGGCGGGGGATGGTGCGGACAGGCAGACCGCGGCCAAGGCGAGGGAGGAAAACAGCCGGAGGGCGGCCGGTGGAGTGTGTGTTTTCATGCGAGAGGTGAGTTGGTGTTGAGGTTTTCGTGATACGCTGAGGCAGAAAAGCGTCAGTGGGCAGGCAGGGAGAAACAGGAGGGGTTGCGCCAATGGTGAAAGTGTTGCTGAATGAAGACTGGACTAGTGCAATAAAAAATGAAATCAAGACGAAACTGTTTCAGATATGAAGAAAATTTCTTTCCCATCTCATGATATTCCTGTCTGCCACGAGGCGGATATCGTAATCGCAGGTGGCAGTTGCACAGGCGTTTTCGCAGCAGTGCGTGCAGCGAGACTCGGAGCCCGGGTCGCCCTGATCGAACAGGCGAGCCTGCTGGGAGGCACGGCAACCGCCGCGCTGGTCAACCACTGGCACCGCCTTGACGACTCCGCCCGCAATAATCGCGTCATCGGGGGGCTTACGTGGGAAGTCGTGGAACGGCTCACGCGACGCGGCGCATGCCTCGCCGTCGCCGGGCATGAGCGCATCCGTTATAAATTGAACGCCGCCGAACTCGCGATCGAGCTTGACGAGCTTGTCCGCGAGGCGGGAACGATCCGTCCGTTTCTGGCGGCAAGGGTGGTCCAGCCGG
This genomic stretch from Termitidicoccus mucosus harbors:
- a CDS encoding cellulase family glycosylhydrolase, whose protein sequence is MKTHTPPAALRLFSSLALAAVCLSAPSPAAVFLDTAENLDNWQTEVPSYGAQVGNYFIAEGGEFKILNGYSTYNVFVISKNKFIATETFELSFDGFHGPNTTSSVNSTKYEIGLFEVGGGAAGQKLMFCLSPTGLGNDLDGGTVPGATLIYNGTTINLSGSSYPRPVAASTTYGKAAFKIKYEHLNGKVTITQTAGAYRPVNSKDGAAVPPGGIVIYNGTPGDGAKIDFKDGLAIRIVARTGGNAITGSPMTIDNIRLETDPGVVEPPSWPAAAQRGVNAGNWLTSFTMNDTLIPWGTRLMRLQLLGSSPAFTPELDGISGEWTFPAAGWTAIDNFLDAARSNNMKVVLDFHGGAHFFPDGNYSTWSQEPGAPGIANKNKLVSLWKTIATRYKNERGTIAGYEIFNEPNAGGNPDADKENGVAPLDGADAWNTIVTDVIVAIRTIDSYHAIVIEPVGYANQKYLKRLKYFDPEETPGIIYSVHIYSPHEYAEQGTVNIQPLWKYGFDGIIVNGTAVGSGYYYPGPIDFTTGYANPPTYETIVLDKNYLRERVAPILEFQNTHKEARIFIGEFGAVRHAPINLTGQDSTWTFLRDYLSLFHNENPTVSYPNWDWTIHAFQFSANDLYTGLQYDNNRDSTMRYADTNKIRLYKHYVDPTNDTVTPPAYDDTLPDAAIPATPPPPPYGLAATPLGSGMIDLTWLAASRTEKYKIKYSTTGTSGPFTDLVAIDQPAVETIVSGAYRVGYTDGTVTPLSPGAVYHYRISATNAYGESAPGTVVTATASTLVIPIIDTQPQPQSAEVGVPSTLSVGVRAGTGAQSWQWFKDGEPVASGTASDLVLAGSPADAGVYMVKVTGPDGFAESAPATVTILPSTSGPFGTPAALAAVDSGEIYIADSEKHILHALTAAGAVYTFAGASGTAGVTDDDRLQARFRNPSGLAVRSGTLYIADTGNSALRVSDTGASIKTFISGTAAVLSHPVGLAADTAGTVYIADRDHHQIRKITAGGEVSIVAGSGVSGTANGTGTLAQFNGPAGVALFEAGGANDFLYVADTGNHTVRVVELASGAVDTLAGKAEEPDFADGAGADARFNSPGGLIVDGDGDIYLADTGNSLIRKITPAGVVSIVAGAPGVSGFKDAGGTTSWFNQPRDITLSASGTLYIADTGNRAIRVIGADDKVATLAPVAVASPVPPIPSYTLPTKSQDGGGGAPTPLLPALVALLLLLARRFRLK